The [Eubacterium] siraeum genome contains a region encoding:
- a CDS encoding sigma-70 family RNA polymerase sigma factor: MDDRRIIELYFERDEQAIKETDAKYGKLCHSIAYNILNNHEDSEECVNDTYVGVWNAIPPTRPSNFMSFVCKIARNLSLKRLEFMKREKRSADVMLSLDELESVLPDDRYAPDVSDEDVGKLVSHFLRTQKEDVRNVFIRKYFYFDSIGEIAERFGFTKSKVKNMLFYTRNKLRDYLIKEGVEI; this comes from the coding sequence ATGGATGATCGGAGAATCATAGAACTCTACTTTGAACGGGATGAGCAGGCAATCAAGGAAACGGATGCAAAGTACGGCAAGCTCTGCCACAGTATTGCCTATAACATTCTGAACAATCACGAGGATTCGGAAGAATGTGTCAACGATACATACGTGGGAGTGTGGAATGCAATTCCGCCTACAAGACCGAGTAATTTTATGTCCTTTGTCTGTAAGATTGCGAGAAACCTGTCTCTGAAGCGGTTGGAGTTTATGAAGCGTGAAAAACGGTCAGCGGATGTAATGTTGTCCCTGGATGAACTGGAATCGGTACTGCCGGATGATCGGTATGCCCCCGACGTGAGTGACGAGGACGTAGGCAAACTGGTCAGCCACTTCCTGCGCACACAAAAGGAGGACGTGCGAAATGTCTTTATCCGGAAATATTTCTACTTCGATTCTATCGGAGAAATTGCAGAGCGCTTTGGGTTTACCAAAAGTAAGGTCAAAAATATGTTGTTCTACACCCGAAACAAACTAAGGGACTATCTCATTAAGGAGGGCGTTGAAATATGA
- a CDS encoding IS3 family transposase, with translation MRTYTQEEKQAVIDRVISGEPSAHILADTGIPKSTFYSWLRIYQEEQNAANRRKVDIRNFHLLENKVARLESIVEILKSAPCTPRAPLRQRLYAAEQLYGKYNVHVICDAFDIPRGTFYNHVLRNKKDNTWYAKRREELRLRIQEIYDESNQIFGAAKIAAVMKSEGFKVSNEMVRTLMRDMGLVSIRQSAKKLYEDEGRKYKNLLNQEFDTCKPNEVWVSDVTYFKYGENAYYICVIIDLFSRMVVGYKISKTNSTQLVKSTFQIAYKARQPDSSLVFHTDRGSNYRSKTMNDYMRSLHITHSFSRAHVPYDNSVMESFFASMKREELYRTKYRSESDFRSAVDKYMIFYNTKRPHKKLQYKTPEQKEEEYALKLKDF, from the coding sequence ATGAGAACATACACCCAAGAAGAAAAGCAAGCGGTCATTGACCGTGTTATATCCGGTGAGCCGTCTGCACATATCCTTGCTGACACCGGTATACCCAAGAGTACCTTTTACAGTTGGCTACGCATTTACCAAGAGGAACAAAACGCTGCCAATAGGAGAAAGGTGGACATCCGCAATTTCCATTTACTCGAAAACAAGGTCGCACGTTTGGAGAGCATCGTTGAAATTCTCAAATCTGCACCCTGCACGCCGAGAGCGCCATTGAGGCAACGGTTATATGCTGCCGAGCAGCTTTACGGAAAATATAACGTGCACGTGATCTGTGATGCGTTTGACATTCCCCGAGGAACATTTTATAACCACGTTCTCCGCAACAAGAAAGACAACACGTGGTATGCGAAACGTCGGGAAGAACTACGTCTTCGCATACAGGAGATTTACGACGAAAGCAATCAGATCTTCGGTGCCGCTAAAATTGCGGCAGTCATGAAAAGTGAAGGATTCAAAGTCAGCAACGAAATGGTGCGCACGCTTATGCGTGATATGGGGTTAGTCAGCATTCGTCAGTCGGCGAAAAAATTATACGAGGACGAAGGCCGCAAATACAAAAACCTCCTTAACCAAGAGTTTGACACGTGCAAACCGAACGAAGTGTGGGTTAGTGATGTTACCTATTTTAAGTACGGCGAAAACGCTTATTATATTTGCGTGATTATCGACCTGTTCTCCCGTATGGTCGTGGGATATAAGATCAGCAAGACCAACAGCACACAGCTTGTAAAATCAACCTTTCAAATTGCATATAAAGCACGTCAGCCGGATTCAAGTTTGGTTTTCCATACCGACCGTGGCAGCAACTACCGATCCAAAACAATGAATGATTATATGCGGTCACTGCACATCACGCACTCTTTTTCGCGTGCGCACGTGCCGTATGACAATTCCGTAATGGAATCGTTCTTTGCTTCTATGAAACGGGAGGAGTTATATCGCACCAAGTATCGCTCGGAATCAGACTTTCGAAGTGCGGTGGACAAGTACATGATTTTCTATAATACCAAACGCCCGCACAAGAAATTGCAATACAAGACTCCCGAACAGAAAGAAGAAGAATATGCCTTGAAACTGAAGGATTTCTGA
- a CDS encoding RluA family pseudouridine synthase: MKEIKVTKNDSGQRIDRFLSKSFPLGQGQICKLARKNCIKLNGKKCKPDTHIAENDIIKLFIPDEMLIPKAKSDPDDFTAVSDKIDIVYEDENILLVDKPVGMVVHEDESGDSDTLINRIKSYLYHKGEYRPENELSFAPALCNRIDRNTCGIVIAAKNAESLRILNQKIRDRELTKLYLCIACGKVTPDSATLTAYLEKNSDTNTVKISDKKTKSNLTIKTKYKVIAYNGENSLLKVDLLTGRTHQIRAHLAYIGHALLGDGKYGNNKLNKKYGFKYQALCSYELQFKFTTDAGCLSYLDGKCFKAKAPDFVKMFGSNIKL, from the coding sequence ATGAAAGAAATAAAGGTTACAAAAAACGACAGCGGTCAGCGTATTGACCGCTTTTTGTCTAAATCGTTTCCGCTGGGGCAGGGGCAGATTTGTAAGCTCGCCCGTAAGAACTGCATAAAGCTAAACGGCAAGAAATGCAAGCCCGACACGCATATTGCGGAAAACGACATAATAAAGCTGTTTATCCCCGATGAAATGCTGATACCGAAAGCAAAGTCGGACCCCGATGATTTCACTGCGGTAAGCGATAAGATAGACATTGTCTACGAGGACGAAAACATTCTGCTTGTGGATAAGCCTGTCGGAATGGTAGTCCACGAGGACGAGAGCGGCGACAGCGACACGCTTATAAACCGCATCAAGAGCTATCTTTATCACAAGGGCGAATACAGACCGGAAAACGAACTTTCGTTTGCTCCGGCACTGTGCAACCGCATAGACCGCAACACCTGCGGTATAGTGATTGCGGCGAAAAATGCCGAATCGCTCAGAATACTCAATCAGAAGATAAGGGACAGAGAGCTTACAAAGCTGTATCTGTGCATTGCCTGCGGTAAGGTAACTCCCGACAGCGCAACGCTTACCGCATATCTTGAAAAGAACAGCGACACCAACACGGTAAAAATCAGCGACAAAAAGACAAAAAGCAATCTCACGATAAAGACAAAGTACAAGGTCATAGCGTACAACGGCGAAAACTCGCTGTTAAAGGTCGACCTGCTCACAGGCAGGACGCATCAGATAAGAGCACACCTTGCGTATATCGGTCACGCTCTGCTCGGTGACGGAAAATATGGGAACAACAAGCTGAACAAAAAATACGGTTTCAAATATCAGGCGCTGTGCAGTTATGAGCTGCAGTTTAAATTCACTACCGATGCCGGCTGTCTTTCCTATCTTGACGGAAAATGCTTCAAAGCAAAAGCACCCGATTTTGTTAAAATGTTCGGAAGTAACATTAAGCTCTGA